From the Primulina tabacum isolate GXHZ01 chromosome 3, ASM2559414v2, whole genome shotgun sequence genome, one window contains:
- the LOC142540529 gene encoding uncharacterized protein LOC142540529: MPLSATAIGALLGLGTQMYSNALRKLPYMRHPWEHVLGMGIGAVLANQMVKWDAKSQEDLDKLLLKAKEANQRRYFDDDED; encoded by the exons ATGCCGTTAAGCGCGACGGCAATCGGAGCTCTGCTGGGATTGGGGACGCAGATGTACTCGAATGCCCTGCGAAAGCTCCCTTACATGCGCC ATCCATGGGAGCATGTTCTGGGAATGGGAATAGGGGCAGTGCTTGCTAATCAGATGGTGAAGTGGGACGCCAAGTCTCAGGAAGACCTTGACAAATTGCTTCTCAAAGCTAAGGAAGCCAACCAGCGTCGCTACTTCG ATGATGATGAAGATTAG